In a single window of the Pocillopora verrucosa isolate sample1 chromosome 4, ASM3666991v2, whole genome shotgun sequence genome:
- the LOC131773105 gene encoding succinate dehydrogenase assembly factor 4, mitochondrial-like: protein MAAPMLHNLVSSFSRGIIRKMTCKGILTNNSMLPRFFGFHSSRFFSDDVKDTEKGVDSQVHEIDNHQKIEGSTDKDPYAPFPDDINPVTGERGGPKGPEPTRYGDWERKGRCIDF from the coding sequence ATGGCTGCTCCAATGTTGCATAATCTTGTTTCGTCTTTTTCTCGTGGAATCATCAGAAAAATGACTTGTAAAGGAATTCTTACCAATAATAGTATGTTGCCAAGATTCTTTGGATTTCATTCGTCGCGATTTTTTAGTGATGACGTAAAAGACACCGAAAAGGGTGTAGATTCGCAAGTCCATGAGATTGACAACCACCAGAAGATCGAAGGTTCGACTGATAAAGATCCTTATGCTCCGTTTCCAGACGATATCAACCCTGTTACTGGGGAAAGGGGAGGACCAAAAGGACCAGAACCAACCAGATATGGAGACTGGGAGAGAAAGGGACGTTGCATAGACTTCTAA